The genomic stretch CTACGGACTGGAATAACCATGAATGATTCGGTGCTCCGACAATACGACGACCGTCTCCCGGAGACGTTCACGCTGCTGTCACAGGCGCCGGATGCGGTGGTACAGGACACCTTCGATGAGGCTTGCAACTGGATTCGCACGTTGCTGGGCCGCCCCGCCGAGGGACACGAACGACAGGTGACGATGCTGGCCCTGCGGCTGGCCCTGGAAGCGGGCGAGGTACGGACGACCCTGGGGATCCGTCAGGTGATCTGGGCAGGTATGCTGCACGACATCGGCAAGTCGGCAATCGATCCGCGCATCACCAACAAGCCCGGCGGACTGTCGGCACAGGAACAGGACATCATGCGGCAACACCCGGCGCTGGGTCGTCGGCTGGCAGCCATGGCTCCCGATGTGGATTCGGAGATTCTGAACGCGGTACAGCACCACCATGAACGCTGGGACGGCATGGGCTACCCGGCGGGCCTGATCGGCGAATCGATTCCGATGCTGGCACGGATTCTGAAGGTCGCAGACGTCTACGACGCGCTCGTGACCAACCGCCCCTACCGGCCGGCGTGGTCGGCAGACGAGGCCGTGGACTACCTGCTGGAACACTCAGGCTCAGATTTCGATCCCAGACTGGTGCGGATTTTCGTTCACCAGGTGCTTCAGGTGTATGGCAACTGAGTATCATTTGATGGGTTGAACAACAACAGAGTCGGGCACCTTCCTGTGTGGAGGGTGCCCGTTTTCGGTGCCGTGCGGCAGAAGTCCGCTCATACTCGCTGCGTTCGGAGTCGTCTTCGATTCACCCGAGACCCGTAGACCGGGCACGGATCGGGCCGAGCGGGACGATGCCGGCCCGGTTCAGG from Deinococcus sp. AB2017081 encodes the following:
- a CDS encoding HD-GYP domain-containing protein, with the translated sequence MNDSVLRQYDDRLPETFTLLSQAPDAVVQDTFDEACNWIRTLLGRPAEGHERQVTMLALRLALEAGEVRTTLGIRQVIWAGMLHDIGKSAIDPRITNKPGGLSAQEQDIMRQHPALGRRLAAMAPDVDSEILNAVQHHHERWDGMGYPAGLIGESIPMLARILKVADVYDALVTNRPYRPAWSADEAVDYLLEHSGSDFDPRLVRIFVHQVLQVYGN